From a single Capsicum annuum cultivar UCD-10X-F1 chromosome 12, UCD10Xv1.1, whole genome shotgun sequence genomic region:
- the LOC107850250 gene encoding phytochrome-interacting ankyrin-repeat protein 2 isoform X1, whose product MEEERLNISRRSRRMQIVAGGDMDDRGWTLLHVVARKGDLKEVKRLLNEGMDANVTAGGPKSLGVTPLHLAAKGGHLRVMDELLERGADIDARTKGVCGCKYLFSWTPLHHAAKERKRKAIRFLIRNGAFLPDDIHDTRFNPPLHYCPGLEWAYEEMKLLQLESSSSGEASYSSES is encoded by the exons ATGGAAGAAGAGCGATTGAATATAAGTAGGCGATCGAGAAGAATGCAGATTGTTGCAGGTGGTGATATGGATGACCGAGGCTGGACTCTGCTTCATGTTGTTGCTAGGAAAGGTGACCTGAAAGAG GTCAAAAGACTTCTTAATGAAGGCATGGATGCAAATGTGACTGCTGGGGGGCCTAAGTCACTTGGTGTGACACCACTTCATCTTGCTGCTAAGGGTGGTCACCTCCGAGTTATGGATGAATTGCTTGAGAGAGGTGCTGATATTGATGCACGAACCAAGGGTGTCTGTGGGTGTAAGTATCTATTTTCAT GGACTCCACTCCATCATGCAGCTAAAGAAAGAAAGAGGAAAGCAATCAGATTCTTGATCAGAAACGGTGCATTTTTGCCAGATGACATCCATGATACCAGGTTCAATCCACCACTCCACTATTGTCCTGGTCTTGAATGGGCTTACGAGGAGATGAAGCTGCTGCAACTAGAAAGTTCATCATCTGGCGAGGCCTCTTACAGCTCGGAGAGCTGA
- the LOC107850250 gene encoding phytochrome-interacting ankyrin-repeat protein 2 isoform X2 — MEEERLNISRRSRRMQIVAGGDMDDRGWTLLHVVARKGDLKEVKRLLNEGMDANVTAGGPKSLGVTPLHLAAKGGHLRVMDELLERGADIDARTKGVCGWTPLHHAAKERKRKAIRFLIRNGAFLPDDIHDTRFNPPLHYCPGLEWAYEEMKLLQLESSSSGEASYSSES, encoded by the exons ATGGAAGAAGAGCGATTGAATATAAGTAGGCGATCGAGAAGAATGCAGATTGTTGCAGGTGGTGATATGGATGACCGAGGCTGGACTCTGCTTCATGTTGTTGCTAGGAAAGGTGACCTGAAAGAG GTCAAAAGACTTCTTAATGAAGGCATGGATGCAAATGTGACTGCTGGGGGGCCTAAGTCACTTGGTGTGACACCACTTCATCTTGCTGCTAAGGGTGGTCACCTCCGAGTTATGGATGAATTGCTTGAGAGAGGTGCTGATATTGATGCACGAACCAAGGGTGTCTGTGGGT GGACTCCACTCCATCATGCAGCTAAAGAAAGAAAGAGGAAAGCAATCAGATTCTTGATCAGAAACGGTGCATTTTTGCCAGATGACATCCATGATACCAGGTTCAATCCACCACTCCACTATTGTCCTGGTCTTGAATGGGCTTACGAGGAGATGAAGCTGCTGCAACTAGAAAGTTCATCATCTGGCGAGGCCTCTTACAGCTCGGAGAGCTGA